gaagattacTTATGGTGGTTAGATCTTCCACATATACTGGTACGTAGATGTGCATATTTCCTCTTCCATGGTTGGCTGAAGCTTCTATCTGTAAACAAATCCTAGAGATACTGCATTGTTCCTTTTGATAATACTCTGAATtctgattaatattttctcttaAGAATACAGATTTGGTCAGATACCATGAATAGTATTTGACTCTTTTTGCCTTTGCCACATGGTCATAAGAGATCATGGTATGGTTTTCATATATGtgcctaataataataactgagCTAATTTTGTTGCTATGTCCAGTGCATTGAATTATACACAACTCAGAATGGGGAGCAAAAAATAGGATTTTATTCATTGGAGATGGGTGCTGATCTTGAATTAGAACCAAAACCATGTCATGTGATTGCTTTTGAGGATGCTGGTGATTGCAAAAACTTTTGTTACATTGTTCAAGCTCACATGGATATGCTCGGAAATGGCCATGCATTTGTTGTTCCAAGGCCTCCAAAGGTAGAGATACTGCTTCTTCTGATCAGCAGTTAACCAGGTTCTCAAGAGAATCTCTTATCATCCAAAGATGATTCATCCATCTGATTCGTTAGAGAAATCCATGTGAATTTTTGCTGTATTAAGAAATTGTTCAACTGAACTGGAGCCAACAGATTGCTATTTcctagcatatatatatatatatatatatatatgtatatatatatgcactTTGTTTGGGTGGTATCTTGTTCTGCTAACTGTTATGTTCTTGATCATTGATAGGACGCCTTTCGGGATGCCAAAGCAAGTGGATTTGGTGTTACTGTTATAAGGAAAAGAGAGCTAGAGCTGAATGTAGACCAAACTCTGGAAGAGGTGGAGGAACAAATCGCGGAGATCGGGAGCAAGATGTACCATGACGAGCTCATGCGGGAGCGTTCTATTGATATAAGTGCACTGATGAAGGGTGTTTTTGGTTTCAGGAGTCGACCTGCCAGTAGAAGGTATTTTTTAACTCTGGTTTGGTTTGCATGGCAGGCATAACCTAAAAAACAGAGGGATAAGGGTGGACAAGAACGGTCTGTTGTATTAATTCCTGCGATTGCAAAATACGCATCTAATATTTTGctgattgttttattttcagaaaaaagTCCAGGCGGACACTAATGGAGCCTGGGAAGAAATGAAGATGATGTGTGCTTCTTGACTGAGCTTGAGCAAGGGGTAACGATTGTTGACCATGCAAGAAGGCGAGGCCTTTAAAAGGTCTCCCAAACGGGTTGGTCTTACAACAGCCAATCAGACACAGGAGCAGAAGAAAAGATATGCCTGCCTGATATTGAGCTCTTACCGTTGCATTGTGTTCTATGATTTATGATGCCTGTTTCTGCTGGGGAGGATGATTAAAGTGTGGCTGGAGCTCCTATATCTTACCAATTCTACTAGTCCAATCAACTTAAAAAGGACCATTTTGGTGTTGATTCTCCAAGCCAGCATGACTAGTACCGTGAGGGGGACTCCTTCACTTCAACAACTTTTATCAAGAGTAGATTATAGTACCCATCCTTGAAAAGTCCAAAACGAGCACCTGTTTAGGTTAAGTCAGTTCATCACGTAGAATTATGGATTATGCAACAATATTATAGTGACATTATCTATCAAATGCAATAGTGATACTGATCAATAAATGACTGCCATTGATTAATCATgatgaaaaattattcaatatgAATGTAAAACATCACAAATAATGTTATATGTTAGAAAGTATAATCGGGTTGTTATAGTTTCAGTGGTGAACAGAGTACATACAAGAATTTCTTATGTTGGAGTGAATCCATTGAAAGCAAGAGTCCCTTAAATTCAAAGCCAATGCTATAGTAGGTCATTAGTGAGTAATGAGAACCTCAGTGTTTGTGCCTTACAATTTAATCATCAGTTATATTTCGTATTACAAAGAATGCTTGTGCACTACATTTAAGTGAACTGACATCTCTACTAATGCCATTTAAAATTGATGTCAGAACAGGCTTCTGGCATGCAATATATACTCGTAATATTGCAATCAAAATGTTCTAAATGGGTGTCTGTAATCTGAGAATTAGCGTTCTGGATGTTGTGATAATGCAAATCATATGATTTCAATGTCTTCTTTTCCTCAGATAAATGCggagagaaaagaaacacGTTATCAGTGTCTTGACTATACAAGCTCATTTAGGTAAATAGAAACTGAGCCTTCGGCAGAACAAGCTTTCAATGCAGATACACCTATTAACTCATTAAATCCAAAAAAGTACTTTATATTCATGAAAGAATCAGGTTCATAACTTCAGTTCAATATAGGAAAAAAAGATAATGTTCTACCAGCCATGAAAGAATATGAAATCAGAGATGTGAACATGAAATCAGAATCACGAACAAGGGTAATTCATCTCCACGAGCCATATGGACACTTGATGATCCCTGCCATACATGCATATGTAGGGTAACATATATACACATACACAGATATATACCCATGTTATccacaaaatttaatactcCCATCAAGGTAGAGATCCAGCAATCTCATCAAGGCGACGATCCATGATGTGTGATACAGTTTCAAGGAATGCAACTTCACTTGTGCCAGGAAGTACACAATCCTGGGCTTCTTGGACAATCTCCTCAATAAGAGATGCCTTCTTCAAGGTCTCTCTGCACATTATGCTTCCAATAGCAAAGGGAGTGAGCCTCCTCTCCACCCCCTTCTTCAAAAGCATAGTGGAGATGCGTAGTGTACGAGCACATTCAACTGGCATGTCCCATCCATGAAACTTTAGAAGAGCAATATCCTCCTCAGCATCCaaagattttatataatcaaCAGTGCTAGAGTCAAATGGCTGGTGTGCTTGAGGCCAATAGAGCCAATCAAATGTGCAATCCTCAAACTGTAAAAACAAGGAATACATGCTTAatctaacaaatataccattacataacaacaataataaaagcGGTAATGGATAGCCCATATACTGCAGTTTAAAAGAGGATGTGTTATATGACAGCTCTAATTACAACAACTGTAatagaatagaaaaagaaagatgatgagCATGGAATTgggaaaaattaaaagtacaCAAAGTAGAAATGCTTACACTATCAGGCAAGCAGTATCCATGATCAATTGGAATCAGCAGAGTCTGCCCATTTTCTGCATCTCTGCTCAACAAGATATTCCCAGCATGCCTATCTGCATTTGCCATTCTTATATCTAAGACAGCAATTTTATGTACTTCCTTCACTGGGAAAGCCCCAGGACCCATATCTTCACAACTTCCATTGTTCTCCATGAACATCTGCAAGGACCCAACCTTGACTTTTATGTCATCTACATGGTTAAACCCTTTATGGAAGCACTTGACCATAACCGTCGGTGGTACTCCAGCAAAGCCCTTCTCATCCCCAAACAAAGACCAGCGTCCGCTCTCTGGATGATCCAAAATGTAAGCTGCAACTTCCCTGAAAGCTCCTTCTCCAACTCTGGTACCCCTCTTCAACCCTTCACCATCGGTAGACAATGGTAGTCCTCGAGGGTTATTCACAGCCATAGGTTCCTCATCAACTGGCTTAAAAACTGAAACGAACTTCTGACCAGAATAATCCTGCATGAAATAAGCTCCACCTGTACCCTCCAttgatcttattggattattCCTGCACTCTAATCCATCAAAGGTAGCATTTACCATGTCCTTAATCACATAAGGCAACTCAATTTTGGGATTAACAATAATTGGCTCTATTAGAAAGTCTCTATCTGGAGGCTTTCTGAAAAGAATCTGTTTATCAACATCATACTTTGTCCCATTATTCTCTTCACCAACAATATCACAATTTCTTGTACCATTCTCTTCATTCAACCGTGGAGCCACAATAGACAATTCAAAATTCTTATCGACAGGTTTTGTCCTAACTTTAACAGACTTCCTCACCAAAAAATGAATCACAgcatcattattatatttacatatatcaTCAATAAGTCTCTGATCATCAAGCTCCTCACCATCACAAACAACCTCATGATCGCTGTCAAACTCCCTCTCCTTCTTAGCAACCTGTTGTTTAACATATCCAACATCTCTCCCTCGCTCAACACAAAATGTATATTCTTTACCGCTAGTAGTCTTAACCTTTATAACCTGAAGATCAGAAAGTCTAAGAACTAAATGCAAAACATTCCCATCGGTAACACCATAATCCCTTATAAGCGAATTACTCCGCGACAACTCCCTGCCCCCACACACCAATTTCTGGTTCTTGACAACAAACCCTTTACAAGACTGAATGCGTAACTTGACAGATTCTATAGAATCGGACCCTAAGACACGCATAGGAATCACAGACCGACCGACAGAgagatatattaaaatatactcATCGGAGGAAGGTTGTGCACTGAAATAATCAACAGGAAGTACAACACCGTTTTGAATTGGACTGAGAGCAACTCCAGCTGACgacatctttatttatttttaagatttacaGGTAATTTGAATTCCAAGGGAGTTCAAATTACAAGATATACACAAAATGTTACAGATCGGacatgtttattttcttagtgaTCATCTAATTTACAATATagatgatcaagaaaaagaaaagtaaagcCCCAAAAAGGACGAATCTAGAAATTATCTGtacagaagaaaaagaaacacgGTGGCACCAAGAAATAACAGATCGATAAACGTGAGAGGTAGAGACTACAAGAAATGAGTTGAAaagtagaagaaaaagaacatgCTTTttgatttacttatttatttttcttttcttaaggCAAAGAGAGTAAGAAACTTGTAGAGAGGGAGAGAAACGGATTCTTAccagaagaggaagaagaagaaggagaagggaAGCCGGAGACTAAAATTGTGATTCAacttttatttactaatattaaaaactcaATTGATCGCCGATGGTTAAGATTCAAGAAGgaaaataatctttttctttttcttttttttgcgTTGGTGAAGAAGACAGAGGGATTGGAGAGGAAGAAGATGACGCGTGGAGCCGCCACCCTTTTATACGGAGCGCGTTCAAAGTAATAACGTTTGAcgactttttattttctctatttctttGGTCAAATTAATGCAAAACGAATATTCGTTCCTACTCAGGTAACCTGGAGTGGTTTCCaagtcttttcttcttcaatttattaccacttgttttctcaaaattgTTACGTgatctatttataaatttattaattcccaatcaataatatacaaattgaCGGTGCAGTATAATAAAACTGTAATTTTTTTGCaagttttattattgatatataaaaatattaaaattcttttgagtataaatatattattttgtaattgtttatttaaatatttaattggaatataagtttattttcaaaattctaaattcatataatacatATGCTTTAAGTATATTAACCGAAAATTGCTGTAAATTTCCGATtgtcataaatttaatattttttaattcagaCTTTTATATTGGTGGCAAATAATAGTGATTTATGTGTTTGTAGTGAGGAGGGGACCAGAGATTTTgtcaaaacaaataaagaagcaAATCGAACGGGACAGgacaatattttaaaattggaaaACTGAGTGTGACGTCATGTCAAACGACGTGAAATTTGGAGCGGTTGAGACTAACAGCTGCACTGCTCCTTCTTTTAGATTTCTTTTCCAGAAGCACACTAGTCTTTTTAGTTGCTTTcgtcttttaatattatatatatatatgggaaACATTCTATTTATACCATCATTAACTTCAATTAAcacaaataaacaaataaagcTAAATAATGCAGCATTTGAGAGAGTGGGATCCATCACCACTGGAAAAGCGGCATATTCTAAAATTCGTCGGgtagaagaaaaggaaaacaaaggaACTAAGACATTGCATTAATCTAGCCAACGcaatcctttcttttttctgagaGTTGGACCTTTTTACTGCATAAACGTGCAGGAGTATTGACAAATTCATGTGTTGGGTTTGAACACAATTTCATGGCAACATATTGCCAGTTGTATCTGGTGAATTCCACAGCACGATCCCTCCTTtcaagaatatatatatatatatatatatatatatatttgactGGTTGCTATTCAAAGGCTGCTTCTATTGAAACTTGAAACTGGTATCTTCCCAACTCCTTCGGATAAGCAATCCACCACTGAAATACAAACATGAATTACCTTGTTCGGATGCTAACTGTGTCCCTGAACTGAAAATTCTCTGTAGAAAGAGTCGCCTGTATATTGATATTGGTTTTTGAATGTGATTCTGTTACTTCAGCCTTCAGCATAAAGCTGCAGGATGCTCGAGTTGTGCCCCCCCTGAAATGGCCAAGTACAACAGAGGAACACATAGGGTCTCCCTAATTggtaaatttttctaaaaaataaatgaaacatGAAGCAGAAAAATGTGTCTGTTTGCATTGCAGTATGTCTAgtacattttttatatatgcgaattttttactaaaaataattaaataaaaattttactatttattttttattttaataatgcaCTACAAATTTatccatttttattaaaaaaaaaaaaaaagagaattgaaACCGTGAATAATTATAGAAAGGAAGTACAATATACACATAGGCAGACCCATATGAAGATCAATGGGGCTGAAGCCTTCACTcggatttaaaaaaataaataaaaaaacatattacCACTCTCTCATTATTGAACgtttcacaaaaaaaaaaaatcaaatatttaaaataaattatatttaccatcatttatttattcataatttcttaattattttaaagtgttttatattttaaataattataaatattatcgtCAGTCTCAATTACTTTAGATCTTCCGTTCATCTCGAATATATAaccatcttttattttttatatttaaatattttttattatagaaatgatgttatgtaaaataaataggGAAGATGACGCAAGAAATTGCTTTTTCCGAGCAAAcagattcttttctttctattttttttttcttttgacatttACTGCTAAAACATACCTGAGTACAGAATTAGGTTTGATCACAGTTTATGGTTAAGAGGAACAAAATGGAAATAAAGAATTGTACTATTTGTGCATTACACAGCACATTCCCTGCTTTGAAAGAATAAATTGCATTTTGACTGGTTAAATATTCTTCAGGTTGGCTGTGAAACTGGCATCTTTGTGGCCCTTCGCCCTTCctctttgttttcttacatttGGCTAACTGCTCTCCATAGCAAACACGAACAACCTTGTTTCAATGGTGAAACTAATTTGAACAGGCGAGATAGGAAGAGTCACCTCCTGCGCATAACTGGTCTACAACTGTTAGTCTTCTGCTTCAGTGCTCAATACAAAGCTGGGGAATGCTAGCGTTATGTCCCTGAAATGCAAAgtaggaaaaaaataaagggtTTTTCATAtgctaaataaaagaaaaagaaaataaggtaTACacaaaaattcaaagaaaaaaattgttgcACATGAATGTAATTGAGAGATGCTgttcaaaaattatttgacATGCGCAGCTATTGATATACGTTGAAA
The Ricinus communis isolate WT05 ecotype wild-type chromosome 1, ASM1957865v1, whole genome shotgun sequence DNA segment above includes these coding regions:
- the LOC8263520 gene encoding phosphatidylinositol 4-kinase gamma 4, with translation MSSAGVALSPIQNGVVLPVDYFSAQPSSDEYILIYLSVGRSVIPMRVLGSDSIESVKLRIQSCKGFVVKNQKLVCGGRELSRSNSLIRDYGVTDGNVLHLVLRLSDLQVIKVKTTSGKEYTFCVERGRDVGYVKQQVAKKEREFDSDHEVVCDGEELDDQRLIDDICKYNNDAVIHFLVRKSVKVRTKPVDKNFELSIVAPRLNEENGTRNCDIVGEENNGTKYDVDKQILFRKPPDRDFLIEPIIVNPKIELPYVIKDMVNATFDGLECRNNPIRSMEGTGGAYFMQDYSGQKFVSVFKPVDEEPMAVNNPRGLPLSTDGEGLKRGTRVGEGAFREVAAYILDHPESGRWSLFGDEKGFAGVPPTVMVKCFHKGFNHVDDIKVKVGSLQMFMENNGSCEDMGPGAFPVKEVHKIAVLDIRMANADRHAGNILLSRDAENGQTLLIPIDHGYCLPDSFEDCTFDWLYWPQAHQPFDSSTVDYIKSLDAEEDIALLKFHGWDMPVECARTLRISTMLLKKGVERRLTPFAIGSIMCRETLKKASLIEEIVQEAQDCVLPGTSEVAFLETVSHIMDRRLDEIAGSLP